The following are encoded together in the Diachasmimorpha longicaudata isolate KC_UGA_2023 chromosome 3, iyDiaLong2, whole genome shotgun sequence genome:
- the LOC135160206 gene encoding uncharacterized protein LOC135160206 isoform X2, producing MKAINPSGKLVKKAIIRTVVNEGQKVQAPKIAVPCSANRELNLDLLKPDTVEANNNNLASILDKTITQMKLYLGDPDCGEGGPNRPTRGPCDPPEGPCKPMSKPGYPAKPRASREPFCVKCPPKRPCNLNKCPTETEGTCWRSACQEIAFILCSQSQRSCRLGGIRLRNYATLKGTRIIGDLRRLSEAPVRFQSEKGCNSSPELPKCSDEKSKPVELCQNKEIKLLSSCNSAKPPDPPVKIVYQKCPPCPNLPKMPECIPPTPTCEIKCPPLPQCPKCPPHPSIKDSPSKCTPVKPPKGSSCTFTDKSPKGLWDKISGFMKKRKMSTASDSDDWRAHKCQTVTDICSDKSKMKKPPPSCPKNRKTSCYPEVVKCPELEKAPEKRVIGPVDKKIDYSKITCPLPKFEKPDGCPPVTINSQINSADEECNSLLMGLPGPPSKPVTLCPCPPPAKLHPGVCPCAPEVNDNLKKNTPTEACPVKPRYPCPEKRVFHCQIQPPGSSQIINAQK from the exons ATGAAAGCAATAAATCCAAGTGGTAAATTAGTGAAAAAAGCCATTATCCGGACGGTTGTAAATGAGGGACAGAAGGTTCAGGCGCCCAAGATTGCTGTACCATGCTCAGCCAATCGTGAATTAAATTTGGATCTA TTGAAGCCAGATACGGTGGAGGCCAATAACAATAACTTGGCATCAATTTTGGATAAA ACAATCACTCAGATGAAATTATACCTGGGTGATCCGGATTGCGGCGAGGGTGGGCCCAATCGACCCACAAGAGGTCCCTGCGATCCCCCCGAGGGGCCATGCAAACCCATGAGCAAACCCGGCTATCCAGCCAAGCCGCGAGCCAGTAGGGAGCCATTCTGCGTCAAGTGCCCACCAAAGAGGCCGTGCAATTTGAACAAATGCCCGACTGAGACTGAGGGTACGTGCTGGAGATCGGCTTGTCAGGAAATTGCTTttatactttgttctcaatcACAGAGGAGCTGTAGACTTGGAGGCATTCGTCTTAGAAATTATGCTACACTCAAAGGAACGAGGATAATTGGTGATTTAAGGAGGCTGTCTGAGGCGCCAGTGCGATTTCAATCGGAAAAAGGATGCAATTCATCGCCAGAGTTACCAAAATGTtctgatgaaaaatcaaaaccgGTGGAATTATGTCAAAACAAGGAGATAAAACTCCTGTCGTCTTGTAATTCGGCAAAACCACCGGATCCACCGGTCAAGATTGTATACCAAAAATGTCCCCCATGTCCGAATCTACCGAAAATGCCTGAGTGTATTCCACCAACTCCTACGTGTGAGATTAAATGTCCACCTCTACCTCAGTGTCCAAAATGCCCGCCACACCCCTCCATCAAAGATTCTCCAAGTAAATGCACACCAGTGAAACCCCCCAAAGGATCATCCTGTACTTTTACAGATAAATCTCCAAAGGGCCTTTGGGATAAAATAAGCGGCTTCATGAAGAAACGTAAAATGTCGACTGCCAGTGATTCAGATGACTGGAGAGCGCACAAGTGTCAAACGGTAACCGATATCTGTTCTGATAAGTCCAAGATGAAAAAACCACCCCCATCGTGtcctaaaaatagaaaaaccaGTTGCTATCCTGAAGTAGTTAAGTGTCCGGAGTTGGAGAAAGCCCCGGAGAAGAGGGTAATAGGGCCAGTCGACAAGAAAATCGATTACTCAAAGATCACCTGCCCTCTTCCCAAATTTGAAAAACCTGATGGCTGTCCGCCTGTGACAATTAATTCACAAATAAACTCTGCGGATGAGGAGTGTAATTCTTTATTAATGGGACTTCCGGGACCTCCTTCGAAACCAGTTACCCTCTGTCCTTGCCCTCCACCTGCTAAACTCCATCCAGGTGTTTGTCCCTGTGCTCCAGAAGTGAATGATAATCTCAAGAAAAATACACCCACTGAAGCCTGCCCGGTCAAGCCTCGGTATCCGTGCCCCGAAAAACGAGTGTTTCACTGCCAAATACAACCACCTGGATCTTCACAGATCATAAATGCTCAGAAATAA
- the LOC135160206 gene encoding uncharacterized protein LOC135160206 isoform X1, whose amino-acid sequence MLQRTGNLVLITYGRRNCYSKMKAINPSGKLVKKAIIRTVVNEGQKVQAPKIAVPCSANRELNLDLLKPDTVEANNNNLASILDKTITQMKLYLGDPDCGEGGPNRPTRGPCDPPEGPCKPMSKPGYPAKPRASREPFCVKCPPKRPCNLNKCPTETEGTCWRSACQEIAFILCSQSQRSCRLGGIRLRNYATLKGTRIIGDLRRLSEAPVRFQSEKGCNSSPELPKCSDEKSKPVELCQNKEIKLLSSCNSAKPPDPPVKIVYQKCPPCPNLPKMPECIPPTPTCEIKCPPLPQCPKCPPHPSIKDSPSKCTPVKPPKGSSCTFTDKSPKGLWDKISGFMKKRKMSTASDSDDWRAHKCQTVTDICSDKSKMKKPPPSCPKNRKTSCYPEVVKCPELEKAPEKRVIGPVDKKIDYSKITCPLPKFEKPDGCPPVTINSQINSADEECNSLLMGLPGPPSKPVTLCPCPPPAKLHPGVCPCAPEVNDNLKKNTPTEACPVKPRYPCPEKRVFHCQIQPPGSSQIINAQK is encoded by the exons atgctTCAACGTACAGGAAATTTGGTTCTCATTACATACGGCAGACGCAATTGTTATTCAAAGATGAAAGCAATAAATCCAAGTGGTAAATTAGTGAAAAAAGCCATTATCCGGACGGTTGTAAATGAGGGACAGAAGGTTCAGGCGCCCAAGATTGCTGTACCATGCTCAGCCAATCGTGAATTAAATTTGGATCTA TTGAAGCCAGATACGGTGGAGGCCAATAACAATAACTTGGCATCAATTTTGGATAAA ACAATCACTCAGATGAAATTATACCTGGGTGATCCGGATTGCGGCGAGGGTGGGCCCAATCGACCCACAAGAGGTCCCTGCGATCCCCCCGAGGGGCCATGCAAACCCATGAGCAAACCCGGCTATCCAGCCAAGCCGCGAGCCAGTAGGGAGCCATTCTGCGTCAAGTGCCCACCAAAGAGGCCGTGCAATTTGAACAAATGCCCGACTGAGACTGAGGGTACGTGCTGGAGATCGGCTTGTCAGGAAATTGCTTttatactttgttctcaatcACAGAGGAGCTGTAGACTTGGAGGCATTCGTCTTAGAAATTATGCTACACTCAAAGGAACGAGGATAATTGGTGATTTAAGGAGGCTGTCTGAGGCGCCAGTGCGATTTCAATCGGAAAAAGGATGCAATTCATCGCCAGAGTTACCAAAATGTtctgatgaaaaatcaaaaccgGTGGAATTATGTCAAAACAAGGAGATAAAACTCCTGTCGTCTTGTAATTCGGCAAAACCACCGGATCCACCGGTCAAGATTGTATACCAAAAATGTCCCCCATGTCCGAATCTACCGAAAATGCCTGAGTGTATTCCACCAACTCCTACGTGTGAGATTAAATGTCCACCTCTACCTCAGTGTCCAAAATGCCCGCCACACCCCTCCATCAAAGATTCTCCAAGTAAATGCACACCAGTGAAACCCCCCAAAGGATCATCCTGTACTTTTACAGATAAATCTCCAAAGGGCCTTTGGGATAAAATAAGCGGCTTCATGAAGAAACGTAAAATGTCGACTGCCAGTGATTCAGATGACTGGAGAGCGCACAAGTGTCAAACGGTAACCGATATCTGTTCTGATAAGTCCAAGATGAAAAAACCACCCCCATCGTGtcctaaaaatagaaaaaccaGTTGCTATCCTGAAGTAGTTAAGTGTCCGGAGTTGGAGAAAGCCCCGGAGAAGAGGGTAATAGGGCCAGTCGACAAGAAAATCGATTACTCAAAGATCACCTGCCCTCTTCCCAAATTTGAAAAACCTGATGGCTGTCCGCCTGTGACAATTAATTCACAAATAAACTCTGCGGATGAGGAGTGTAATTCTTTATTAATGGGACTTCCGGGACCTCCTTCGAAACCAGTTACCCTCTGTCCTTGCCCTCCACCTGCTAAACTCCATCCAGGTGTTTGTCCCTGTGCTCCAGAAGTGAATGATAATCTCAAGAAAAATACACCCACTGAAGCCTGCCCGGTCAAGCCTCGGTATCCGTGCCCCGAAAAACGAGTGTTTCACTGCCAAATACAACCACCTGGATCTTCACAGATCATAAATGCTCAGAAATAA
- the LOC135160206 gene encoding uncharacterized protein LOC135160206 isoform X3: protein MKLYLGDPDCGEGGPNRPTRGPCDPPEGPCKPMSKPGYPAKPRASREPFCVKCPPKRPCNLNKCPTETEGTCWRSACQEIAFILCSQSQRSCRLGGIRLRNYATLKGTRIIGDLRRLSEAPVRFQSEKGCNSSPELPKCSDEKSKPVELCQNKEIKLLSSCNSAKPPDPPVKIVYQKCPPCPNLPKMPECIPPTPTCEIKCPPLPQCPKCPPHPSIKDSPSKCTPVKPPKGSSCTFTDKSPKGLWDKISGFMKKRKMSTASDSDDWRAHKCQTVTDICSDKSKMKKPPPSCPKNRKTSCYPEVVKCPELEKAPEKRVIGPVDKKIDYSKITCPLPKFEKPDGCPPVTINSQINSADEECNSLLMGLPGPPSKPVTLCPCPPPAKLHPGVCPCAPEVNDNLKKNTPTEACPVKPRYPCPEKRVFHCQIQPPGSSQIINAQK from the coding sequence ATGAAATTATACCTGGGTGATCCGGATTGCGGCGAGGGTGGGCCCAATCGACCCACAAGAGGTCCCTGCGATCCCCCCGAGGGGCCATGCAAACCCATGAGCAAACCCGGCTATCCAGCCAAGCCGCGAGCCAGTAGGGAGCCATTCTGCGTCAAGTGCCCACCAAAGAGGCCGTGCAATTTGAACAAATGCCCGACTGAGACTGAGGGTACGTGCTGGAGATCGGCTTGTCAGGAAATTGCTTttatactttgttctcaatcACAGAGGAGCTGTAGACTTGGAGGCATTCGTCTTAGAAATTATGCTACACTCAAAGGAACGAGGATAATTGGTGATTTAAGGAGGCTGTCTGAGGCGCCAGTGCGATTTCAATCGGAAAAAGGATGCAATTCATCGCCAGAGTTACCAAAATGTtctgatgaaaaatcaaaaccgGTGGAATTATGTCAAAACAAGGAGATAAAACTCCTGTCGTCTTGTAATTCGGCAAAACCACCGGATCCACCGGTCAAGATTGTATACCAAAAATGTCCCCCATGTCCGAATCTACCGAAAATGCCTGAGTGTATTCCACCAACTCCTACGTGTGAGATTAAATGTCCACCTCTACCTCAGTGTCCAAAATGCCCGCCACACCCCTCCATCAAAGATTCTCCAAGTAAATGCACACCAGTGAAACCCCCCAAAGGATCATCCTGTACTTTTACAGATAAATCTCCAAAGGGCCTTTGGGATAAAATAAGCGGCTTCATGAAGAAACGTAAAATGTCGACTGCCAGTGATTCAGATGACTGGAGAGCGCACAAGTGTCAAACGGTAACCGATATCTGTTCTGATAAGTCCAAGATGAAAAAACCACCCCCATCGTGtcctaaaaatagaaaaaccaGTTGCTATCCTGAAGTAGTTAAGTGTCCGGAGTTGGAGAAAGCCCCGGAGAAGAGGGTAATAGGGCCAGTCGACAAGAAAATCGATTACTCAAAGATCACCTGCCCTCTTCCCAAATTTGAAAAACCTGATGGCTGTCCGCCTGTGACAATTAATTCACAAATAAACTCTGCGGATGAGGAGTGTAATTCTTTATTAATGGGACTTCCGGGACCTCCTTCGAAACCAGTTACCCTCTGTCCTTGCCCTCCACCTGCTAAACTCCATCCAGGTGTTTGTCCCTGTGCTCCAGAAGTGAATGATAATCTCAAGAAAAATACACCCACTGAAGCCTGCCCGGTCAAGCCTCGGTATCCGTGCCCCGAAAAACGAGTGTTTCACTGCCAAATACAACCACCTGGATCTTCACAGATCATAAATGCTCAGAAATAA